From the genome of Gemmatimonadota bacterium, one region includes:
- the guaA gene encoding glutamine-hydrolyzing GMP synthase, which translates to MTSTTEKAVLREWIAILDFGSQYTRLIARRIREASVFCEVLSPRSAATRLGDPGLRGVVLSGGPRSIDDEGAPGLPPEVLNCGVPVLGICYGMQLLARELGGTVTRHRGQREYGLARLKVEAGGLFDELAGEIDVWMSHGDLVEVPPPGATVTGRSAGTPCAAFHHPERRIYALQFHPEVSHTPQGPRILDSFLDDVCDCSRDWKMGFFAEESIRQIEETVGDRSVLCAVSGGVDSSVATALVAKAVGSRLHPVFVDHGLHRNLKEVHGVLDVLEEAAGVVIQRVDAASVFLDALDGVTDPERKRRIIGETFIRVFEKEARSIGDVSLLVQGTLYPDVIESAGSETAARIKTHHNVGGLPENMDLDLLEPLRELFKDEVRLLGQELGLPRSLVQRQPFPGPGLAVRTLGAITADRLTILRGADDIFRTLLRESGLHDETWQSFAVILPVRSVGVMGDARTYEEVIALRAVTSVDGMTADWARLPHDFLAECSRRIINEVPGVNRVTYDITSKPPGTIEWE; encoded by the coding sequence TTGACCAGCACGACGGAGAAGGCCGTACTTCGCGAGTGGATCGCCATTCTTGACTTCGGTTCTCAGTACACGCGTCTCATCGCCCGCAGGATTCGCGAGGCCTCGGTATTCTGCGAGGTACTGTCTCCCCGCTCTGCAGCAACCAGGCTGGGAGATCCCGGACTTCGGGGTGTCGTGCTTTCCGGAGGGCCACGGTCCATCGATGACGAGGGTGCGCCCGGGCTGCCTCCCGAAGTGCTGAACTGCGGCGTGCCTGTGCTGGGGATTTGCTACGGGATGCAGCTTCTGGCGCGGGAGTTGGGTGGTACCGTGACGCGCCATCGCGGGCAGCGCGAGTATGGTCTGGCACGGCTGAAGGTGGAGGCCGGCGGGTTGTTTGATGAACTGGCTGGCGAGATCGATGTGTGGATGAGTCACGGAGACCTGGTGGAAGTGCCGCCACCGGGAGCCACCGTCACCGGACGCAGTGCGGGCACTCCCTGCGCCGCCTTTCATCATCCCGAACGCCGCATTTACGCGCTCCAGTTTCACCCCGAGGTCTCTCATACACCGCAGGGTCCGCGCATTCTTGACAGCTTCCTGGATGATGTCTGCGACTGCTCCAGAGACTGGAAGATGGGATTCTTCGCCGAGGAGTCCATTCGCCAGATCGAGGAGACGGTGGGCGACCGCTCTGTCCTTTGTGCGGTCAGTGGGGGAGTGGACAGTTCCGTCGCGACCGCTCTTGTCGCGAAAGCCGTGGGAAGCCGACTCCATCCCGTGTTCGTCGATCACGGTCTCCATCGGAATCTGAAAGAGGTTCACGGCGTGCTCGATGTGCTGGAGGAGGCGGCCGGGGTGGTCATCCAGAGGGTCGATGCCGCTTCGGTCTTCCTCGACGCGCTGGACGGAGTGACCGATCCCGAGCGGAAACGCCGCATCATCGGCGAGACCTTCATCCGTGTATTCGAGAAGGAGGCGCGTTCCATCGGGGATGTCTCGCTTCTCGTTCAGGGTACACTCTATCCGGATGTGATCGAGTCCGCGGGGTCGGAGACGGCCGCGCGCATCAAGACCCACCACAATGTCGGGGGCCTTCCCGAGAACATGGACCTGGATCTTCTGGAGCCGTTGCGCGAACTCTTCAAGGATGAAGTACGCCTTCTGGGTCAGGAACTCGGCCTTCCGCGGAGTCTGGTCCAGCGACAGCCATTCCCCGGGCCGGGGCTGGCCGTCCGCACGCTCGGTGCCATCACGGCGGATCGCCTCACGATCCTCCGCGGTGCGGACGATATCTTTCGAACGCTCCTGCGGGAGTCCGGATTGCACGACGAGACTTGGCAGTCTTTTGCGGTCATCCTCCCGGTGAGAAGCGTGGGAGTCATGGGAGATGCGCGCACCTACGAAGAGGTGATCGCACTGCGTGCGGTCACATCAGTTGACGGCATGACCGCAGACTGGGCGAGACTCCCGCATGACTTCCTTGCAGAGTGTTCTCGGCGGATCATCAACGAGGTTCCCGGTGTGAATCGTGTGACTTATGACATCACTTCCAAGCCTCCCGGGACGATCGAGTGGGAGTGA
- the purH gene encoding bifunctional phosphoribosylaminoimidazolecarboxamide formyltransferase/IMP cyclohydrolase encodes MSTAHSSAAISSADPGSADTKVCAALLSAWDKTGVVELARVLAKGGTLLLASGGTADALREAGLPVTSIEQYTGMAPAFGGRVKTLHPRVHAGILARRDVPEDMADLHKSGGQPIDLVCVNLYPFEQAVREGRSPEERTEMIDIGGPTLLRAAAKNWRSVAAVSDPADIPSLITELEESGGGLSARTRRQLAARVFETTARYETAIRDDFLDTDSPPECCRPDGMEQHLHAAGDLRYGENPHQSAALYSTADPVSGEDLPGGWRKLAGKSLSYNNWVDLTAAAEVAASLPGNAAVVVKHTNPCGAAVADSQTEAWERALAGDPVSAFGGIAAFNQPVTGKAAAKLTELFLEVVTAPGFSEEAVAELSRKKRLRLVEYDRADLLRDRRDFRTLPGGVCVAQDAGGEDPGPASWEPASVRKPTAEELADLDIAWRLVSAVKSNAIVLVRGGQLLGAGAGQMSRVDSVRLAIEKARSHGHEPHGAVLASDAFFPFADGPTLALEAGVAALVQPGGSRRDGDTVAVVDDAGAAMLFTGRRVFRH; translated from the coding sequence ATGTCTACCGCGCACTCATCGGCCGCGATCTCGAGCGCTGACCCGGGTTCTGCAGACACGAAGGTCTGCGCCGCCCTCCTCTCCGCCTGGGACAAGACGGGAGTCGTGGAACTGGCCCGGGTTCTTGCGAAGGGCGGAACCCTTCTCCTGGCATCGGGGGGCACGGCGGACGCGCTCCGGGAGGCCGGTCTTCCCGTCACTTCAATCGAACAGTACACGGGCATGGCTCCGGCTTTCGGCGGGCGTGTCAAGACGCTCCATCCTCGCGTCCATGCGGGCATCCTCGCGCGGAGGGATGTGCCCGAGGATATGGCGGACCTTCACAAGTCCGGCGGGCAGCCCATCGACCTGGTATGTGTGAACCTGTATCCGTTCGAGCAGGCGGTCCGAGAGGGGCGGTCTCCCGAAGAGCGCACGGAGATGATCGACATCGGCGGGCCCACGCTTCTCCGCGCGGCCGCAAAGAACTGGCGCTCCGTGGCTGCGGTCTCCGACCCGGCGGACATTCCTTCATTGATCACAGAACTGGAAGAGTCCGGTGGAGGGTTGTCAGCGCGGACGCGAAGACAGCTGGCGGCGCGCGTGTTTGAGACGACAGCCCGGTACGAGACGGCCATTCGAGACGACTTTCTCGACACGGACTCGCCACCGGAGTGCTGCCGCCCGGACGGGATGGAGCAGCACCTGCACGCAGCCGGGGACCTTCGGTATGGTGAGAACCCGCACCAGTCCGCCGCGCTCTATTCGACGGCCGATCCGGTCTCGGGCGAAGACCTCCCGGGTGGCTGGCGAAAGCTCGCCGGGAAGTCTCTCTCCTACAACAACTGGGTGGATCTGACCGCCGCAGCCGAGGTCGCGGCCTCGCTTCCCGGCAATGCCGCCGTCGTCGTGAAGCATACGAATCCCTGCGGCGCGGCTGTGGCTGACTCCCAGACGGAAGCCTGGGAACGCGCACTTGCGGGCGACCCGGTTTCGGCATTTGGGGGGATCGCCGCATTCAACCAGCCCGTAACCGGCAAGGCCGCCGCGAAACTCACCGAGCTCTTCCTGGAGGTCGTCACGGCTCCCGGTTTCTCCGAGGAGGCGGTCGCCGAACTTTCCCGAAAGAAGCGACTTCGCCTGGTGGAGTACGACCGAGCCGATCTTCTGCGCGACCGCCGGGACTTTCGCACGCTGCCAGGCGGCGTGTGCGTGGCGCAGGACGCCGGTGGCGAAGACCCGGGGCCAGCCTCGTGGGAGCCCGCTTCTGTGCGAAAGCCCACCGCGGAGGAACTGGCGGATCTGGACATCGCCTGGCGCCTGGTCAGCGCGGTGAAGTCCAACGCCATCGTGCTCGTTCGCGGCGGCCAGCTTCTCGGGGCGGGAGCCGGGCAGATGAGCCGAGTGGACTCCGTCCGCCTGGCCATCGAGAAGGCCCGCTCACATGGACACGAACCGCATGGCGCGGTGCTGGCTTCGGATGCGTTCTTTCCTTTTGCCGATGGTCCCACGCTGGCCCTGGAGGCCGGGGTGGCCGCGCTGGTTCAGCCGGGAGGATCCCGCCGCGACGGAGATACCGTGGCTGTGGTGGATGACGCCGGGGCCGCCATGCTCTTCACCGGACGCCGGGTTTTTCGACACTAG
- a CDS encoding phosphoribosylaminoimidazolesuccinocarboxamide synthase produces MTEAYTPTVDLPTPLHQGKVRDVYDLDDRLLLVATDRVSAFDCILPDEIPDKGRILTGISDFWFRRTESLLPNHLVSTNLEDLPEPFRSEPWLRGRSMLVRRAKRIDVECIVRGFVAGGGWAEYERTGRIQEHVLPANLSRGSRLEEPLFTPSTKADEGHDRPIPFDEMVNMVGGDLAERLRELSLLVYGAGCVMAEERGFLLADTKFEFGLVDDQLILIDEVLTPDSSRYWRKDDYTPGQPPESWDKQIIRDHLEELDWDKMPPAPALPSAVIHRARERYMDVYRALIGRDLER; encoded by the coding sequence ATGACCGAAGCTTATACCCCCACCGTGGACCTTCCGACGCCGCTGCATCAGGGCAAGGTACGGGATGTCTACGATCTCGACGACCGCCTGCTTCTTGTCGCGACAGACCGCGTGTCCGCCTTTGACTGCATCCTTCCGGACGAGATCCCCGACAAGGGCCGCATTCTCACCGGGATCTCGGACTTCTGGTTCCGCCGGACGGAGTCCCTTCTTCCCAATCATCTCGTGTCGACCAATCTGGAGGACCTCCCGGAACCCTTCCGGTCGGAACCCTGGCTGCGGGGGCGCTCCATGCTCGTGCGCCGCGCGAAGAGAATCGATGTGGAGTGCATTGTGCGCGGATTCGTCGCCGGAGGAGGATGGGCGGAGTATGAGCGCACGGGGCGCATTCAGGAGCATGTCCTTCCCGCGAACCTGTCCCGGGGATCGCGCCTGGAAGAGCCGCTTTTCACGCCGTCCACGAAAGCGGATGAGGGGCACGACCGCCCGATCCCGTTCGATGAAATGGTCAACATGGTCGGCGGAGATCTCGCGGAACGCCTGCGGGAGCTCTCACTTCTGGTGTATGGCGCGGGATGCGTCATGGCCGAGGAGCGTGGTTTCCTTCTGGCCGACACGAAGTTCGAGTTTGGGCTTGTGGATGACCAGCTCATCTTGATCGACGAAGTGCTCACCCCGGATTCTTCGCGTTACTGGCGCAAGGATGACTACACGCCGGGGCAGCCGCCCGAGAGCTGGGACAAGCAGATTATTCGGGATCATCTGGAAGAGCTGGACTGGGACAAGATGCCGCCGGCGCCGGCGCTTCCGTCCGCTGTGATTCACCGCGCCCGGGAAAGGTACATGGATGTCTACCGCGCACTCATCGGCCGCGATCTCGAGCGCTGA
- the purN gene encoding phosphoribosylglycinamide formyltransferase has protein sequence MNTVRVAVFASGRGSNFRAILHAAQAPEHPARVVLCVTDRPGAEATHLAAEAGIAVEEVLPGTRRGAWDPEVVRRFREVLLEHEIEAVCLAGFMRLVPPEIVRQYPGRMLNIHPSLLPSFPGLRAQRQALRAGARVTGCTVHFVDDGLDTGPILLQRAVPVETDDTEETLSARILREEHRIYPHALALLASGRVEVEHGRVRWLDPTPSGRER, from the coding sequence GTGAACACCGTGCGCGTCGCCGTATTCGCATCCGGGCGGGGCAGCAACTTTCGAGCGATTCTCCACGCCGCACAGGCCCCCGAGCATCCGGCGAGGGTAGTGCTGTGCGTGACGGATCGCCCGGGAGCGGAAGCCACGCACCTTGCCGCCGAGGCCGGGATTGCAGTGGAGGAAGTCCTCCCCGGCACGCGGCGCGGTGCCTGGGATCCGGAAGTAGTGCGGAGATTCCGGGAGGTTCTTCTGGAACACGAGATTGAAGCCGTCTGTCTGGCGGGTTTCATGCGCCTGGTGCCGCCAGAGATCGTTCGTCAATACCCGGGGAGGATGCTGAACATCCACCCGTCGCTGCTCCCCTCATTTCCGGGACTGCGTGCGCAGCGACAGGCGCTGCGTGCCGGCGCTCGCGTGACGGGCTGTACCGTGCATTTCGTGGATGACGGACTGGACACCGGACCGATCCTTCTGCAGAGGGCGGTTCCCGTGGAGACGGATGATACGGAGGAGACACTCTCCGCGAGAATCCTCCGGGAGGAACATCGGATATACCCGCACGCGCTGGCACTCCTTGCATCCGGTCGCGTGGAAGTGGAACACGGACGGGTCCGATGGCTGGACCCCACACCATCCGGAAGAGAGAGATGA